A genomic stretch from Vulpes lagopus strain Blue_001 chromosome 11, ASM1834538v1, whole genome shotgun sequence includes:
- the LOC121471716 gene encoding LOW QUALITY PROTEIN: basic proline-rich protein-like (The sequence of the model RefSeq protein was modified relative to this genomic sequence to represent the inferred CDS: deleted 2 bases in 1 codon), with protein sequence MTPANCPGSAGPNHGRRVSVAGVSCHPRGHLLTPTHLDACLFVCPGCSLPTNRELVEGLWRGAGRGGGQLLLLQEAPSPTRWKHTGDSTAAGSGAARAPARPAVRCAGDSQRLNSQETEDLGQNARVFLDKEERDSGGARTEGGFPGSHRGICLSGQEGWAGPTCHPLTPSCRRRPHHPPPDHPHLDHCPSHPPGAGPPPSDPPPADPPPSDPPPADPPPSDPPPSDPPPADPPPSDPPPADPPPADSPPADPPPSHPPPADPPPADPPPPPPADPPPADPPPADPPPADPPPADSPPADPPPSHPPPADPPPADPPPNDPPPADSPPADPPPSHPPPSPPPADPPPADPPPADPPPADPPPADPPPADSPPADPPPADPPPSDSPPADPPPSHPPPSHPPPADPPPADPPPADPPPADSPPADPPPSHPPPSHPPPADPPPADPPPADPPPADPPPSDSPPTDPPPSHPPPPPPSHPPPADPPPADPPPADPPPSDSPPADPPPSHPPPSHPPPADPPPADPPPADPPPADPPPSDSPPTDPPPSHPPPPPPADPPPADSPPADPPPSDSPTADPPPSDPPPTDPPPSHPPPSHPPPADPPPSDPPPAGRRGSVKPYSPF encoded by the exons ATGACACCAGCAAACTGTCCAGGGAGCGCTGGCCCAAATCATGGCAGGAGGGTCTCGGTGGCAGGGGTCAGCTGCCATCCTCGTGGGCACCTGCTGACACCGACACACCTGGATGCCTGCCTGTTCGTGTGTCCTGGCTGCTCTCTTCCTACCAACCGGGAGCTCGTGGAGGGGCTTTGGAGAGGTgcaggccggggcggggggcagctgcTCCTACTGCAAGAGGCTCCAAGTCCTACAAGGTGGAAGCACACTGGGGATTCCACTGCGGCCGGCTCAGGAGCCGCGAGGGCTCCGGCCCGACCAGCCGTCAGGTGCGCAGGGGACTCACAGCGGCTAAACTCACAGGAGACTGAGGACCTAGGTCAGAACGCCCGCGTGTTCCTGGACAAGGAGGAGCGCGACAGCGGCGGGGCCCGCACTGAAGGTGGTTTTCCAGGAAGTCACCGGGGAATATGCTTGA GTGGACAGGAAGGCTGGGCGGGGCCCACGTGCCACCCGCTGACCCCGTCCTGCCGACGCCGGCCCCATCACCCTCCTCCCGATCACCCCCATCTGGATCACTGTCCCTCTCACCCCCCTGGCGCTGGCccccctccctctgaccctcctcccgcTGATccccctccctctgaccctcctcccgctgaccctcctccctctgacccccctccctctgaccctcctcccgctgaccctcctccctctgaccccccTCCCGCTGACCCCCCTCCCGCTGACTCTCCTCCCgctgaccctcctccctctcacccccCTCCCGCTGACCCCCCTCCCGCTGACCCCCCTC caccccCTCCCGCTGACCCCCCTCCTGCTGACCCCCCTCCCGCTGACCCCCCTCCCGCTGACCCCCCTCCCGCTGACTCTCCTCCCgctgaccctcctccctctcaccctcctcccgCTGACCCCCCTCCCGCTGACCCCCCTCCTAATGACCCCCCTCCCGCTGACTCTCCTCCCgctgaccctcctccctctcaccctcctcct tcaccccCTCCCGCTGACCCCCCTCCTGCTGACCCCCCTCCTGCTGACCCCCCTCCCGCTGACCCCCCTCCCGCTGACCCCCCTCCCGCTGACTCTCCTCCCGCTGACCCCCCTCCTGCTGACCcccctccctctgactctcctcccgctgaccctcctccctctcaccctcctccctctcaccctcctcccgCTGACCCCCCTCCCGCTGACCCCCCTCCTGCTGACCCCCCTCCCGCTGACTCTCCTCCCgctgaccctcctccctctcaccctcctccctctcaccctcctcccgCTGACCCCCCTCCCGCTGACCCTCCTCCCGCTGACCCCCCTCCTGCTGACCcccctccctctgactctcctcccactgaccctcctccctctcaccctcctcc ccctcctccctctcaccctcctcccgCTGACCCCCCTCCCGCTGACCCCCCTCCTGCTGACCcccctccctctgactctcctcccGCTGACCcccctccctctcaccctcctccctctcaccctcctcccgCTGACCCCCCTCCCGCTGACCCCCCTCCCGCTGACCCCCCTCCTGCTGACCcccctccctctgactctcctcccactgaccctcctccctctcaccctcctcc CCCCCCTCCCGCTGACCCCCCTCCCGCTGACTCTCCTCCCGctgaccctcctccctctgactctcctaccgctgaccctcctccctctgacccgCCTCCCactgaccctcctccctctcaccctcctccctctcacccccctcccgctgaccctcctccctctgacccgCCTCCCGCTGGCCGCCGCGGTTCTGTGAAGCCCTATAGCCCATTCTGA